The Anoplopoma fimbria isolate UVic2021 breed Golden Eagle Sablefish chromosome 10, Afim_UVic_2022, whole genome shotgun sequence sequence gcaacaaaaggggctTTGAAGAGTGTGAGAAATAACATTAATGTCAATATAAGTAAGCCAGAAGCTAAAGTGGTGATAAAGGgacaaaacagaaagatatGGCagtagtactttttttttttttaataaacacaagGGTTTAGAGAATGCATGCACGGATTATAACTAAGGAATGGTCATGCTGGTCTGAACCTCTATGTTATTGGAAATCAAAATAGTGGAAATGTGAATtttgtgaagaagaagaaactgtgGACCATGTTTTATAGTTCTGTCAGAAGTACGATTCATTGAGACTTAAAGAGAGATTGGAGAGGAAAATGTCAGGCAATTATAGTGACAAATGTTGTTGAAACTGTTGAGTATTTAGGGTAAACAGGACTAATGAAAAAAATTGAGAATTTTCTCcattcctttccttttgtttggttaattatcttgttttcttcGTTTTGTTGCGGGTTTAGAGAGACTGTGGATCCTTAGTCCACACTCCAGATAAGTGGGTGGCGGTAATGCACCCGAAAGCTGTTTGCTAACCGCCAtttaaagcagaagaagaagaagacgacgcaaaagaaaaaggagtagaagaagaagaagaaaaccacAACTCCAGCTGGAGACGAAATCTTACCGGTTTTATCACTATATGACACAGCAGAAAGTTCATCTTTATGATTTTCGTTTTGATTTTCTCCCTGCGAGTTGTTCAGGAGAAGCTGCCGTAAAACTGGCTGcatttttagtaaaaaaaaaaagaaatcccaatAAGCTGAGCGACAACAAAGAGGCTGCACACTGCTGGCAGTGGTGCTGAGGCTGTTTTTAATTGACCTGAACAGATTACATTAATCAGGCTGACATGACGGGGGTGGCCTCTCCAGAGAAGGCGGCGAGCACCAAGAAGAAGAGCGAGAGGAAGTGTGCCATCAAGGAGGGCTTCAGACAGCTGTCCAGCATCATGGGAGTCATGAACAACCTGAggaaacaggtgtgtgtgtgtgtgtgtgtgtgtgtgtgtgtgtgtgtgtgtgtgtgtgtgtgtgtgtgtgtgtgtgtgtgtgtgtgtgtgtgtgtgtgtgtgtgtgtgtgtgtgtgtgtgtgtgtgtgtgtgtgagagagagaatatacctatgttgaatacagttattgtaagtcgctttggataaaagcatctgctaaatgactataatctaatgtaaaaaaatgactgttgtgtgtgtgtgtgtgtgtgtgtgtgtgtgtgtgtgtgtgtggagaagagtGTATCTCGTTAACATGGCTTGCCATGTGTCCCTCCCTGTCCtgattgttgtttgtgttttctccagGGTACCCTCTGTGATGTCACCCTGGTGGTTCAGGGGAAACACTTCCCTGCCCACAGAGTAGTGTTGGCTGCTGCCAGCCACTTCTTCAGCCTCATGTTCACCAGTAAGTGTGGACACAAAAGCACCATTGACAGGACAGACACGCTGCCAAGTATAGCAGGAATATCATTTCTGATGCGTTTCTATTTTCTATGAAATCTACTTCTATTTTTACTCACCTCCAGCCAGGATGATGGAGTCGATGTCCCATGAGGTGGAGCTCAGGAGTGCCGAACCTGAGATCATTGAGCTGTTGATTGAATTTATCTACACAGCTCGGTAAGAATCTTGGCTGAAAATAGAACGTCAATGGTGGCACATAGGAGTGGTTGTTTTGAGGCATACAGTTCatctgaaaaatgtgaaaaattagACTGTGGTGTAATTGCTTACACCAACTGCTAAGCTTAACAGCAGATTAGTCAATCCTCTTTAACTGACTTTCACATGATTTCATCAGAAACACCTCTTTAatgataaagtgtgtgtgtatgtgtgtgtgtgccaggaTTTCTGTGAACAGCAGTAACGTCCAGTCATTGCTGGATGCAGCCAACCAGTACCAGATCGAGCCTGTGAAGAAGATGTGTGTGGAGTTCCTCAAAGGACAAATTGATGCAACAAACTGCCTCGGTaagaacaaaaatacaattaagGTTAAATCACATCTTATTTGCTTTTACCCACAATTTGCTAAGCCCTTTGAGCcttaatttattgagatgccAGCATCAATTATTAAACTAGAACTACTACTGAGGGcccaacaattccaactgaatgAGTTTAGCTGGTACTTGTGCATGGTTTGTACAAttaagagtttttttgttttgacaaaaattacatttttgttttggatcACTTCATGTAACTCATTAGATTGACTGACTGATCCTTATCCTGTTATCCTGCAGGTATTTCCTCCCTGGCAGACTGCATGGACTGTCCCGAGCTGAAGGCGGCAGCAGAGGACTTCTTTGAGCTCCACTTCACTGAAGTCTACAAACTGGATGAGTTCCTGCAACTTAATGTTTCACAGCTCACACACCTACTGCACCAGGACAAACTCACTGTCCGTGCTGAGGCCCaggtacacacatgcacacattcattGAGCATATGCTTCATTTCTTTAATgcttgaattttttttgaataagctaaagaaaaaaattctgaGGTGTTTATAAAAACTAACTGTTGGTACAGTAGTTGGTGCCATAGATCGAGGACTTATCAAATTATGAGAAGTATATCATTATACAACTTAGATTACTATCAAGACAAAGCTGACAGGCTAAAATCACTACCAACTATAATCTGTATGCTCcaacatgttttgttgttgcgTTTGTGTCCAGATTTATGACGCAGCAGTGCGCTGGCTGAAGTACGATGTGTGTAACAGACAGCAGTACATGGTGGAGGTGTTGGGATGTGTTCGCTTTCCTCTGGTCTCCAAAACCTTCCTCTCCAAGACGGTGCAGGCTGAGCCCCTCATCCAGGACAACCCACAGTGTCTCAAGATGGTCATcagtgagtacacacacacacacacacacacacacacacacagcaacctAGAAAATCATAATTTACAAACAGACattggaaacacacacagaagtggGTGTATTGTAATCATGGGACACCAAAACATTGTTGTAATGAGGAAACAGTTGACATTGTCTGTGtgtaaaatgttacattactCTGGATCTAAACTGGCCGCATCATACTCTATTATAGTAGTaagatcatttttaatattgagGGTTAAATTCAAGGTTTTGGCAGGTCTCTCCCAGATTTATAACATATGAGCCGCCACCACAAATTGTGTAAACAAGCATTAATGAAATCCCCAACAATGACTTCATGTCTCCAATGTGACGTACATTGTCTCATATTGTAGATTCAGATTCATGAGAGCAAGTTTGAACGGATGCAAAAGCATAGCGCTATGGACTCCTGGGTTGACagcagcacgcacacacagcaaaaATCAAACAGCCTGTGCTTTGGTACCAGGTGGGATGCGCTACCATCTGCTGTCCCTGGAGGATCGGGAGGATCTGGGCGAGAGCAGCCGACCGCGACGCAAGAAGCACGACTACCGCATCGCTCTGTTTGGAGGCTCTCAGCCTCAGTCCTGCCGCTACTTCAACCCAAAGGTACTGTGCTTAAGTCAGTACATTTTGTATAGATATATACTCTCATATAATATTAAATTGTGAAACATCTGAACTTTAATGTTGGGTTTTGGTTGAAAAATGAGATCAGATATTGCAGAAACAAGTATTTCAGCTATTGGTTTGAATAGTAAAGtctattaaaatgaaaatattagcCAGGGTTAAAGTCTGGCTTTGCATGCAGGACTCTACCTGGACAGACATCCGCTGCCCCTTCGAGAAGCGCCGAGACGCCACAGCCATCTTCTGGGACAACGTGGTCTACATCCTGGGCGGCTCACAGCTCTTCCCCATCAAGCGCATGGACTGCTACAACGTCCTGAAGGACAGCTGGTACTCCAAGCTGGGGCCGCCCACGCCTCGCGATAGCCTCGCTGCCTGCGCTGCCCAGGGCAAGATCTACACATCTGGGGGTCGGAAGTGGGTGAGTACAGAGAGGTGTAAGGGGTGAACTCGGGATCTGGGGTTGGGGATGTTTGCCTGTTTTCTGAGTGTGTTAGGGGTTGTAGATATTGATGATCTTTCATGGGTGAAAAGTCAATCCCCTCCTCAAAGCCTTTAATTGTGGTGTTGTGTACTGTacttgtgtgtctgcaggaaGCTCTGCCCTCGACCTTTTCGAATGCTATGACACACGAACAGAGTCTTGGCAGGTGAAAACCAGCATGCTGATGGCTCGCTGCAGCCACGGCTCAGTGGAGGCCGACGGGCTCATATACGTCTGTGGAGGCACGGTGGGCAACAATGTGTCTGGCAGGGTCCTCAACAACTGTGAGGTTTACGACCCCAACACTCAAAAGTGagtcacacaaacatacagtttaGAACCATACAACCCGAAGGAATTTATTTTAGTCGCTGgtttgtttacagtgtttatgaATGGGATAGTGAAAAGGGATATAAGGGGAAACACTGCTGCCTTATTGCTATGTACTTGGAGACAACGCAAGGACGATGTGAagacatttcttatttatttacagtctgtATATCAATCAATATTGTTTGGTAAAAACTGTGCATCCCCAAAATATCTCAGGAAAGAGGATAAATAGCCTTCTTTTTAGTttgacaatcatttttttttattctatcaAATGGATTTCATATTGGAAAAGCTTTTCAGGCCAGGAGGTCAAATTTCTCCTCAAAAGAGCAGGGAGACATGAAGTTTATACCTGACAATAATCATATGCACATTCACACTGAAGTGCTATATAATAATGACCTGCTACTGTTGTTATCTTCTCCTCAATAccttccttttccctctctctgtctccacctttCTGCCCTCAGGTGGAGGGAGTTGTCTGGGATGAAGGAGGCCAGGAAGAACCATGGGCTGGTGGCGGTCAACACCAGGATCTACGCTGTTGGAGGGCAGGGAGCTTTgggtacaaaaaaaatgatattactaAAATAGTACTGTAACACTACCATTCAACATAGTAGATGTAGCATATGTGGCATCAGTATGGTActgttattgtctgtgttgttaaTTCTAGGTGGACTGGACTCGGTGGAGTACTACGACATTGCCAGTAATGAGTGGCGTGCTGCTGCTGCGATGCCGTGGCGAGGTGTAACGGTGAAGTGTGCAGCGGTCGGCGAGGTCATCTATGTGCTGGCAGGGTTTCAAGGTGTGGGGCGGCTCGGACACGTCCTGGAGTACCACACTGAAACTGATAGGTCAGtgtattaaatgaataatactaaaataaaacaaatgaataaatagacaTTGATTTCTGTCACTAATGGGCAAACTGGGAATCTATGACATTAAATAATAGCATGCTTAAACCTGCGTTTTCTTCTCTGTTCAGGTGGGTGACTTGCAGTAAGGTGAGAGCATTTCCCGTCACGAGCTGCCTGATCTGTGTGGTCGACACGTGCGGAGTTAACGAAGACGAGGACATGGACCTCATAGACTCTCAGTCACACGCTGCAGCCACGG is a genomic window containing:
- the klhl7 gene encoding kelch-like protein 7 gives rise to the protein MTGVASPEKAASTKKKSERKCAIKEGFRQLSSIMGVMNNLRKQGTLCDVTLVVQGKHFPAHRVVLAAASHFFSLMFTTRMMESMSHEVELRSAEPEIIELLIEFIYTARISVNSSNVQSLLDAANQYQIEPVKKMCVEFLKGQIDATNCLGISSLADCMDCPELKAAAEDFFELHFTEVYKLDEFLQLNVSQLTHLLHQDKLTVRAEAQIYDAAVRWLKYDVCNRQQYMVEVLGCVRFPLVSKTFLSKTVQAEPLIQDNPQCLKMVISGMRYHLLSLEDREDLGESSRPRRKKHDYRIALFGGSQPQSCRYFNPKDSTWTDIRCPFEKRRDATAIFWDNVVYILGGSQLFPIKRMDCYNVLKDSWYSKLGPPTPRDSLAACAAQGKIYTSGGRKWVRSSALDLFECYDTRTESWQVKTSMLMARCSHGSVEADGLIYVCGGTVGNNVSGRVLNNCEVYDPNTQKWRELSGMKEARKNHGLVAVNTRIYAVGGQGALGGLDSVEYYDIASNEWRAAAAMPWRGVTVKCAAVGEVIYVLAGFQGVGRLGHVLEYHTETDRWVTCSKVRAFPVTSCLICVVDTCGVNEDEDMDLIDSQSHAAATAASPATTSTSS